The Buteo buteo chromosome 15, bButBut1.hap1.1, whole genome shotgun sequence genome includes the window CCCAAAGACATCGTACACCATGATGGCGAGGAGAGGGCCCCAGCATATGATTAAAACGACTAGGATAAGGACCAAGGTTTTGGCCAACCTGATGTCCATTCGAGTTTGATCGGGCCTAGTGATCTGTACCTTACCATCCTCCGTAGACTGGATGATGATGCTTTTCTGTGTGCCCCGCTGAATCATGCGAACAGCGTGGCTGTGAGCCTTCCACAGTATGTACATGTAGGCATAGACAATGAACAGCAAGAGGACGCTGGTGACCCCGATCCAGAACATCAGGTACGTCTCATCGATGAGAGGGAATATGTCCGAACAAACGGAATTGAGCTTTTTGCAGTTCCAGCCgagcagaggaagaacagcTATTACAATAGCGATGGTCCACATCACACAAAACGCTACGACAGCCTTTGGTCGGGTAACAATCCTTTTGTAAGCTAGTGGCCTGTGTATAGATATGTACCGGTCTATTGCCGTGAGGAAAAGGCTACCTACGGAGGCGGTGAAGGAGGCTGTAACTCCACCCAGTTTGAACAAGAAGACGTTGGGGCTGTCCTTCCGGTGGAAAACATGGAAATCCACAAAACTGTAGACAAAAATCACGCTGCCCAGGAGGTCGGCCACAGCCAGGCTGCCGATGAAATGGTAGGAGGGTCTACACCGGAGGCTTCGGGAGTGGAGGATGACGCACAGGACGAGGAGGTTCTCCAGGACCGTGAAGGTGCCCAGGGTGAGCGACAGCACGGCGATggccagctgctggctggggttcaGGATCATAAAGCACTCCATATCCATGAAGTTCTCCCCACACTGTATGTTCTCCTCATTATCCTTAAACGTGGACAGGGACTTGTTGTAAAACTCTGTGATGTTGACCTGATCGGAGGGAATAATGCTCAACAGGGGATCATCTCCCGCAGTCATTTTTTCTTGGAAAGGATCACCCCTGAAGGAAGAGAGGGGGAACTTCTGGGGGTAGTATCCCAGCTTGGATGCCATGTCGCCTTTCATGTCTTCGTACTGGATATCGTTGGAGCCCACGTAAAGGAGATCTGTCGTGATTGTTCGGAAAGTTGTATCTGCGAGGCCATCTAGGATTGACTTCATAACCCCAGTCTTGTTGGTTTCAGAAGGACTTGAGGGAGGGAAAAATGCATTGGAGGAAATCCTAGAAGGGGAAAAGATCAGACTTCATTAAGATAAACAGGGAGACAAACTCCACAAACAACTTAGTTCGACTGTGTCAAACAAAATCAACCTTTTGCTTGTATTCAGTGCAGGCCTAGCCTTTGCCACCTGCGGGAATCCAGGTGAGTCGAGCACTTAGAAAGAAATCACCTGGATTTCACTAAAACTGAGTTACACTAAGAAGCGACGTGAAAAACAGAGGCACAGGGAACTGAGTATTCCAtaggaaagtaattttcatttctcatcAAAACCTTCTGAGCCACTCCAccagaaaggtatttttctctAGATCTGAACTTGGCTTCTGACTGCAAAGTACCTTGCTGACCAATATTCCTTAGGCTTGCTTCATTTAAATAATACCAAGGTGCCACTGCAAGAGCAGCATTAAACTGAATCATCAccttcattgcttttctttcaaaaggcaCCGAGGGTTTTGAAAACCTGACAACAGAGAGGGAACAGGGAAAGAGCCATGCACTCTTAAGTTTCACAGTTCGCCCCGTATGCCTGTATATTCAGATTAGCCTGTTACAGCAATCTGAGGTCTACTAACATCCTGCATTTGTTATTGCAAATTTATTAGCAAGGTATTTCATCCACAAATATAGGGATCTAGATATAGCTTCATTACTCTAGTCCTTCCTTCTGCTAAGCAAACCAAGGTAAATGGGATGTTTGGGCTATATGGGGGAGGTGGGTCGTTACCCAGCCTTGTCCACAGTTTCAGGAAAGGTGACCGGCACTGCTAAGTCAGTAAGTGCACCAGCAATCCATTCTGCATAGATCAGAAGCCTCAATCAGGGCAGTTCACGCTTGCCTAGATAAACACGGTGCCAAGTTTGGGTCAGAGTGCAGCTCTGGCCAAAACTCCAAAGGGACCAGGAGCCACTGCTCCTGTGAGAAGCACAGAAATGTAACTCGTCCCACTGGGGACACCCTCAAAAATATTCTGTCCCCTCAGAAAGGGGGAGCCCAGCAGAAGGTCCTTGGGTACCCAGTGGTCTCTGAGTCCCGTCATGCCCAGCCTTTGCTCATGGATGGTGATTAACTGCAGGCTGCAATTCCTGGTCAGGGTACCCTTGAGAGAGCACCCTCATCAGCATCCGAGCATCTTACATGCATCAACATGTAAGACAGGTCTTACAGCTCTTCTTATGCTGTGCTCCTTTATATAACTTTGCCCATATAACATGTCTTGAATATGCTCTGAACATCTGCTTTAGGGCTCCCTTCCACTGCCAGAGTGGCTGAGAGTGGTCTGAATGTAAA containing:
- the CNR1 gene encoding cannabinoid receptor 1 isoform X1, encoding MRISSNAFFPPSSPSETNKTGVMKSILDGLADTTFRTITTDLLYVGSNDIQYEDMKGDMASKLGYYPQKFPLSSFRGDPFQEKMTAGDDPLLSIIPSDQVNITEFYNKSLSTFKDNEENIQCGENFMDMECFMILNPSQQLAIAVLSLTLGTFTVLENLLVLCVILHSRSLRCRPSYHFIGSLAVADLLGSVIFVYSFVDFHVFHRKDSPNVFLFKLGGVTASFTASVGSLFLTAIDRYISIHRPLAYKRIVTRPKAVVAFCVMWTIAIVIAVLPLLGWNCKKLNSVCSDIFPLIDETYLMFWIGVTSVLLLFIVYAYMYILWKAHSHAVRMIQRGTQKSIIIQSTEDGKVQITRPDQTRMDIRLAKTLVLILVVLIICWGPLLAIMVYDVFGKMNKLIKTVFAFCSMLCLLNSTVNPIIYALRSKDLRHAFRSMFPTCEGTAQPLDNSMESDCQHKHANNAGNVHRAAESCIKSTVKIAKVTMSVSTDTTAEAL
- the CNR1 gene encoding cannabinoid receptor 1 isoform X2 — protein: MKSILDGLADTTFRTITTDLLYVGSNDIQYEDMKGDMASKLGYYPQKFPLSSFRGDPFQEKMTAGDDPLLSIIPSDQVNITEFYNKSLSTFKDNEENIQCGENFMDMECFMILNPSQQLAIAVLSLTLGTFTVLENLLVLCVILHSRSLRCRPSYHFIGSLAVADLLGSVIFVYSFVDFHVFHRKDSPNVFLFKLGGVTASFTASVGSLFLTAIDRYISIHRPLAYKRIVTRPKAVVAFCVMWTIAIVIAVLPLLGWNCKKLNSVCSDIFPLIDETYLMFWIGVTSVLLLFIVYAYMYILWKAHSHAVRMIQRGTQKSIIIQSTEDGKVQITRPDQTRMDIRLAKTLVLILVVLIICWGPLLAIMVYDVFGKMNKLIKTVFAFCSMLCLLNSTVNPIIYALRSKDLRHAFRSMFPTCEGTAQPLDNSMESDCQHKHANNAGNVHRAAESCIKSTVKIAKVTMSVSTDTTAEAL